A single window of Aspergillus flavus chromosome 4, complete sequence DNA harbors:
- the dtpC gene encoding cytochrome P450: MDTMFSEALSRAVLHAPTVGVIATLSLIASFLIIFVSDLIHCGFKTWAVRWAPCIAGKSLLSERFRLKKSMEDYYEEFADAYRKYSKNGKAFSISDNIGEGYIVMLPPQHYHDWYNVPRDHLNWGKAVNQEFSLDDLGIDLGWHIAPLTVQKCSQVDFIKRVEGPIGRELDRLLVENLTESKEWHLCSLFNTVVNIYSHIALLVVLGPEFSNHTALAEQLPLFNMQLSDRMGSEKSYPMFFKPLVRKFSAKTRQVQSIMAEMKKTIVPEIRRRVEQRRRSTKQSTQNCFLDVMIELLLKKGLLSHDAVKDDERHFDTMAIQTIFLLFEVLGGLTPATTSSLYQIMKTPEYLAPLREELAAALKQADNAWSFDIFKHTPKLESFTKECLRVFTPSGIASGGLVEKPLQLRSTGRTLSPGTKFSLPAQQAHLDPDNYPNPNIFDGYRFCDPQSGACDIRGTITPSAKWLIFGIGTSACPARLLATRISQTLFFKVLRKYDLRLKLDNGQPEVVYAATNMFVNFNTQMYVKSASI, from the exons ATGGACACGATGTTTTCTGAAGCACTTTCTAGAGCAGTCTTGCATGCCCCGACAGTGGGTGTAATAGCTACTCTATCACTAATAGCCTCATTTCTCATAATTTTTGTGTCGGATCTCATTCATTGTGGGTTCAAAACATGGGCGGTACGATGGGCTCCTTGTATCGCAGGAAAGTCACTGCTGAGTGAACGGTTCCGTTTGAAGAAGTCGATGGAAGACTACTATGAGGAGTTCGCTGATGCATATCGAAAG TACAGCAAAAATGGCAAAGCCTTCTCGATATCGGACAATATAGGTGAGGGATATATCGTGATGCTTCCACCGCAACACTACCACGATTGGTACAACGTTCCTAGGGACCACCTTAATTGGGGAAAGGCGGTTAACCAG GAGTTTTCATTGGACGACCTTGGGATAGATCTTGGATGGCATATCGCTCCTCTGACTGTGCAGAAGTGCAGCCAAGTGGACTTTATCA AGAGAGTCGAGGGCCCAATCGGCCGTGAACTTGATCGCTTGCTGGTGGAAAATTTGACTGAATCCAAAG aatggCACCTATGCAGTCTGTTCAATACTGTAGTGAATATCTACAGTCATATCGCCCTTCTGGTTGTGTTAGGCCCTGAGTTTTCCAACCATACAGCTCTTGCTGAGCAACTCCCGTTATTCAACATGCAGTTGTCGGATCGAATGGGCTCAGAGAAATCTTACCCCATGTTTTTCAAGCCCCTTGTTCGAAAATTCTCAGCCAAGACTCGTCAGGTCCAATCTATTATGGCGGAGATGAAAAAAACAATTGTGCCCGAAATCCGACGCCGAGTTGAACAAAGGCGAAGAAGCACTAAACAAAGTACTCAAAATTGCTTTCTAGACGTGATGATCGAGTTATTATTGAAGAAAGGTCTTTTGAGTCATGATGCCGTGAAAGACGACGAGCGACATTTTGATACGATGGCAATCCAGacaatatttcttttatttgaGGTTCTCGGAGGCCTTACACCAGCAACGACTAGTTCACTCTATCAAATCATGAAGACTCCTGAGTATTTAGCTCCTCTGAGAGAAGAACTCGCGGCTGCCCTAAAACAAGCCGATAATGCATGGAGCTTTGACATTTTCAAGCACACCCCTAAGCTTGAGAGCTTTACTAAGGAGTGTCTCCGTGTCTTTACGCCTTCTGGAA TTGCAAGTGGTGGGCTGGTAGAAAAGCCACTGCAACTCCGTTCAACAGGTCGCACTCTTAGTCCTGGAACTAAATTTTCCCTCCCAGCTCAGCAAGCTCACCTTGACCCAGACAACTATCCTAACCCAAATATCTTTGATGGTTACCGCTTTTGTGACCCTCAGTCAGGCGCTTGTGATATTCGAGGGACAATAACACCATCCGCCAAATGGTTGATCTTTGGTATAGGAACTTCTGCCTGCCCTGCACGGCTACTAGCGACCAGGATCTCTCAAACTCTATTCTTCAAGGTCTTAAGGAAGTATGACTTGAGGCTAAAGCTCGACAATGGCCAGCCGGAGGTTGTATATGCTGCGACAAATATGTTTGTGAACTTTAACACTCAAATGTATGTGAAGAGCGCAAGTATCTAA
- the dtpB gene encoding dtpB translates to MVKNNAGIVNMFEKRRTQTTTIPIIEIMREKRSEDLETEIVQGLQFDSLQLPQELLWDDAGQILFDDLCNSSTYYLTKKEKEILQKYSTDMAATIPEGSTLIELGCGSLRKTGILLSALEKSHKAVTYYALDVSQDSLENGLAQLHKGLGCLDHVELRGLWGTYEDAIAWLADQHPINVHNGITFLWMGNSMTNMHLAQAQSLLSRMTKTCIGSGIPCQILVSVDSCSAEDIVMGAYDTDSQPLKDFIMNGLKSANRILGKDVFCASDWTFGTVLDRVRHEVQVFYAPTRDVTIHIDSHPCKITKGEKIAVISSGKWPEPYFRSMLEGIGLQVLDLWRDSDQFYSFYRIGSAL, encoded by the exons ATGGTGAAGAACAATGCCGGCATCGTCAACATGTTCGAGAAGCGGCGGACTCAAACGACTACCATTCCAATTATTGAGATCATGAGAGAGAAGCGGTCGGAGGATCTGGAAACGGAGATTGTTCAAGGTCTTCAATTTGACAGTCTTCAGCTGCCTCAGGAGTTGTTGTGGGATGATGCTGGGCAAATACTATTTGACGATTTGTGCAACTCCTCGACCTACTACCTtacaaaaaaagagaaggaaatccTACAGAAATATTCGACCGATATGGCTGCAACAATTCCCGAGGGAAGTACGCTCATTGAGCTCGGTTGTGG AAGCTTGCGGAAAACAGGAATTTTATTGTCCGCCTTGGAAAAAAGCCACAAGGCAGTAACATACTACGCCTTGGACGTGTCCCAGGACTCTCTGGAGAATGGCCTGGCCCAGCTCCACAAGGGCCTCGGATGCCTTGATCATGTCGAGCTGCGAGGGCTTTGGGGCACATACGAAGACGCTATAGCGTGGCTTGCAGATCAACACCCTATTAACGTCCACAACGGTATCACCTTCCTCTGGATGGGAAACAGCATGACCAATATGCATCTTGCCCAAGCGCAGTCCCTTTTGTCTCGCATGACAAAGACATGTATTGGGTCGGGGATCCCATGCCAGATCCTGGTATCGGTCGATAGTTGCTCAGCAGAGGACATTGTGATGGGTGCTTATGACACAGATTCCCAACCGCTTAAGGATTTTATTATGAACGGACTGAAGTCCGCAAACCGCATTTTAGGGAAGGACGTGTTTTGCGCTTCTGATTGGACATTTGGCACAGTTTTGGATCGTGTGCGACATGAGGTCCAGGTGTTTTACGCTCCTACTCGCGATGTTACCATCCACATTGATTCGCATCCGTGCAAAATTACCAAAGGGGAGAAGATCGCAGTTATAAGTAGCGGGAAATGGCCAGAACCATACTTCCGGTCCATGTTAGAAGGAATTGGTCTGCAGGTGCTTGACTTGTGGAGGGACAGTGACCAGTTTTATT CCTTCTACCGTATAGGCTCGGCACTGTAA
- the dtpA gene encoding non-ribosomal peptide synthetase module yields MSCENEAPLTRSFCRTKRRDRFSHEEAARKCRIETHDIEDIRACTQEQLVYATLLSQGDEGAIAEWSFDIPESINIDFLKKAWQDMVRSKAFLRTRIIADDSPGIFLCVVMNGEPLLWTEGDGMDDPWVLGSSLARFRLIEVPNTNQRRLVVKIHHAICDPCSLYAVFESVDHAYQKKKLYNLQQNETPTACTTEGSFDDATAFPELPASVQCPSARHSLEQSVSVGTLPPSLGEITANVWLAWAITQSQYQSSDRVLFGTGSRHDEERPGFPAYVSPRLVVLDSQVAVADILQELENMFIGPAQKRTAVRTPSAEKKGMSGAVQTVVSVRRLAQHRPLTCANLVKSEKQNPFQNYALTLDCQLEKDFLIKVQAHYDHNVIPQWVTQRVLSHFMHVLPQTFHRNRDTKLASLKSLSPYDEAQLAYWNSKHVPVAEEPTHHIIHRICMEQPNAEAICSWDGKFTYNEVDVLSDSLATQLTDLGLGGSGSIIPVYMDKGRWVPIAILGVLKSGAAFTLFDPSHPLQRLKIMAEDVKAKAILCSRMTMELASQIVPQTLQIDDERGWDTIRARPGSHFSRSSRQDDALYVAFTSGSTGKPKAIVIEHGSYCTGAKEHIKAFRLSRKARVLQFALYAFDVSIMEILSTLMAGGCICILNEVQRTTPQDFEKALSSFSVTHAFLTPSFARSLRNAQLPSLDVLILGGEPMSPADAGHWASRNVVLMNAYGPAECSVNTTVQPCAAACPGNIGFTTGAACWVVDPMNHNQLVPIGGIGELLVQGPIVGRGYLNNPTLTKASFVKFVPSISAHLPGAEIIDRAYRTGDLVRQQMDGSIVYIGRKDQQVKIRGQRIELSEVEFQVQKSLEGDVDVVIEAVDIEGKSQPLLVAFLNLGIHGAQANEDLAPLAMPCEEWFRRLESMEGALKHYLPPSMIPNLFLPLVYTPTTPTGKIDRRLLRELSSRLSQAQLELYRNRNKDELKRQPYTQVEETLQRLFSQILGVEQRHISVTDSFFQLGGDSISAIRLIGAARDAGLEFTVSELLSAPTISEVALYSRALSVPKEEASPPPPFVLLGTSAKVPEILQLVANQIKLSNLDNIEDIYPCTALQEGMFALSLKSPGTYTGEVLLRLPGDVDMQRLLSAWQATVEANPILRTQIVQTPKGLFQVVMRRVDFECKQHASLDALGKLHVNQDKGVSINPMCQVALVKHNGDQHFALKIHHALCDGWSLKLILGQLDLAYRKEASLTPSYFNTFIKYLDSIAGWEDYWTSEFRDLQAPIYPALPSPSYMPRPTSLRDHAIHNLHMADSGMRLPILIKLAWSILVSNYTDSDDVVIGLTLNGRNAPVPGIEQLIGPTITTVPLRTRIHEDDTVRTASNCLHNKLTAMISYEQAGLQRIGKLNDNCRTACSFQMQVGIQPPADFNTENYCFDVLEHSIGPSMDYSDFSTYGIVVVCELSRSGTALHVKMRHDPDLVSPDEANCMVHLFEHLLRQLCENPDMRLNQLELAGPQDIKQFAKWNATAPVPVERCLHELIMNHSRTQPGASAICGWDGYVTYQELGLLITQLAYYLRTRFHIRPGMNVPICPNRSKWAIVSMLSVLYAGGSCVLLDPNHPQARMQTVISDTAADIIICNAGTEEKVTGLTRHLVIVGPELLESLPTPASLPQCLSDATPMDPAFVIFTSGSTGKPKGIIMSHKSLSTSIYYHSPQLGVNQQTRTLHFCSYAFDASIYEIFTTLVCGGCVCVPSASDCTDNLAGFITHFDVNLAIMAPSVARLLHPDSVPSLQCLVLGGEALTWEIVNLWADRVRLVNGYGPAEATIMAAGVVQASDWITGLIGPVVGANPWITKPFNPDQLVARGMIGELLIEGPVLADGYINAPEKSADPFIPAPTWLRSIRPNSAGATRLYRTGDLVQQQRDGSIRFMGRRDNQVKLRGQRIELQEVEHCVTSHVPDAVVVAEVVSFLTNERRRNELVVFIRDSTAGTEPDNITSNPEETSAIFSSPTKVDHTAMAELKAHMARNLPRYMVPWIILPLDDIPKTASGKTDRARLRVAAGKLEQKTLDQYMNIANIVKRQPSTTQEALVRSIFAQVLSLPESTIGVDDSFFNIGGDSISAMRFLTLCRQANLHLAMPAFLTYNTVALFCTNASTSIDISRFDASEEMDRNTPLVTIDHEKHISTLRTTLCNQLGLDSVLSIEDIYPCSSSHAGIIRGLAGSGDRHQVRAIFKLHGSKVVDPAHVLECWHKLIQRHAILRTVIVNNPLHPGEFLHVVLKQPPIDMASLSFQSPNVVTQLCDIHPSFDWETSPAHQMVIAQGYEGEAYCKLEAGKALIDWSSFSILVDELCLAINHLLPSKPAPLYKDFISYVQRQPLDKIMNYWERTLSGVTSSIIPRSLPEAPADPDAVPVLHSTRITLDGFKDIDAFWRGNRLTLTNIFQVAWGLVLSFHSRLPEVCFGTVVSGRDIPVTNIEDMVGPCFNILPCRLDLSPDRNIMETLQQNQQDMQRRTDHQHCSISEITRGVRQTTSTPLFNTCLSVQVSLSSQMEEPSGDLGHDIQVSMVDIHDPTEYDICLAVLIYRTQIEIDLRYWSFAFSEQDATRLLNNLRQAISHIVAHSARPIASIDWEA; encoded by the exons ATGAGCTGCGAGAATGAAGCACCTTTGACACGTTCGTTTTGTCGAACTAAGAGGAGGGACAGGTTCAGCCACGAAGAAGCTGCCAGAAAGTGCAGAATTGAAACGCATGACATTGAGGATATCAGAGCATGTACACAAGAGCAGCTAGTATATGCCACGCTCTTGTCTCAGGGGGACGAGGGGGCCATTGCGGAATGGAGTTTTGACATCCCAGAATCAATCAACATTGATTTTCTAAAGAAGGCATGGCAGGACATGGTACGGTCAAAGGCGTTCTTACGGACTCGGATCATCGCGGATGACTCTCCCGGAATCTTTCTGTGCGTTGTTATGAATGGAGAGCCACTCTTATGGACCGAGGGCGATGGTATGGATGATCCTTGGGTACTTGGTTCCTCGTTAGCGCGGTTTCGTCTCATCGAGGTGCCGAATACAAACCAACGTCGGCTTGTCGTCAAAATCCACCACGCAATATGCGACCCGTGTTCTTTGTATGCGGTGTTTGAGTCCGTTGATCATGCTTaccagaaaaagaagctctATAATCTCCAACAGAATGAGACTCCGACGGCGTGCACCACAGAAGGATCCTTTGACGATGCAACCGCTTTCCCCGAGCTTCCGGCGTCAGTGCAGTGTCCTTCTGCTAGGCATTCCCTAGAGCAGTCAGTCTCAGTGGGCACATTGCCACCCAGCCTGGGCGAGATTACCGCCAATGTCTGGCTAGCATGGGCCATCACCCAATCGCAGTACCAAAGCAGCGATCGTGTGCTTTTTGGGACGGGCTCACGACATGACGAGGAAAGGCCGGGGTTCCCTGCCTATGTTAGCCCCAGGCTGGTCGTACTGGACAGTCAGGTGGCCGTGGCTGATATCCTTCAGGAATTGGAAAATATGTTCATCGGTCCAGCCCAAAAGAGGACGGCTGTACGCACCCCTAGTGCAGAGAAAAAGGGCATGTCAGGTGCCGTACAGACTGTGGTGTCAGTTCGTCGGCTAGCCCAGCATCGTCCGTTGACGTGCGCCAACCTTGTGAAGTCTGAGAAGCAAAATCCCTTCCAAAACTATGCCTTGACGTTGGATTGCCAGCTGGAAAAGGATTTCTTGATCAAGGTTCAGGCGCATTATGACCACAATGTGATCCCACAGTGGGTGACGCAAAGAGTCCTGAGCCACTTTATGCATGTTCTACCCCAGACATTTCATCGCAATCGGGATACAAAATTGGCAAGCCTGAAGAGCCTTAGTCCATATGACGAAGCTCAGCTGGCGTACTGGAACAGCAAACATGTCCCTGTTGCGGAAGAGCCTACTCATCATATCATCCACAGGATATGCATGGAGCAACCTAATGCCGAGGCCATCTGTTCATGGGATGGCAAGTTCACATACAACGAGGTAGATGTCTTGTCGGACTCTTTAGCTACTCAACTCACGGATCTTGGTCTGGGTGGCTCTGGGTCGATAATTCCAGTTTACATGGACAAAGGTCGTTGGGTGCCCATTGCAATACTTGGAGTACTGAAATCTGGAGCAGCTTTTACTTTGTTTGATCCCTCGCATCCATTGCAACGGCTGAAGATAATGGCCGAAGACGTTAAGGCTAAGGCTATACTTTGCTCTAGGATGACAATGGAGCTGGCATCCCAGATTGTTCCGCAAACGCTCCAAATTGATGATGAGAGGGGTTGGGACACAATACGCGCCAGACCGGGTTCACACTTTTCACGATCATCTCGGCAGGATGATGCACTATATGTCGCCTTCACATCCGGCTCCACGGGAAAGCCCAAGGCCATAGTTATCGAGCATGGCTCGTATTGCACCGGTGCCAAGGAGCACATCAAGGCATTTCGTTTGAGTAGGAAAGCAAGAGTCCTACAATTCGCGCTATACGCTTTTGATGTCAGTATTATGGAAATTCTCAGCACATTGATGGCCGGAGGATGCATTTGTATACTCAACGAGGTACAGCGTACCACACCACAGGACTTTGAGAAGGCATTGTCCAGTTTCAGCGTCACACACGCCTTTCTAACGCCATCGTTTGCCAGATCTCTGCGAAATGCCCAGCTGCCATCTCTCGATGTACTCATACTGGGCGGAGAACCTATGTCACCGGCAGACGCTGGGCACTGGGCGTCACGGAATGTCGTTTTAATGAATGCATATGGACCTGCGGAGTGTTCAGTAAATACTACTGTGCAACCCTGTGCCGCGGCGTGCCCAGGCAACATAGGGTTTACAACTGGCGCCGCATGCTGGGTTGTTGATCCGATGAACCACAACCAATTGGTGCCTATCGGAGGCATCGGAGAATTGCTTGTCCAAGGTCCGATCGTTGGCCGGGGATACCTTAATAACCCAACACTCACTAAAGCATCCTTCGTCAAGTTTGTGCCTTCGATATCAGCACATCTACCTGGTGCCGAAATTATAGACAGAGCCTATAGAACTGGGGACCTGGTCCGCCAGCAGATGGACGGTTCTATCGTCTATATCGGGCGCAAAGACCAGCAAGTCAAGATTAGGGGCCAACGGATTGAGCTCTCTGAAGTGGAATTTCAAGTTCAGAAGAGCCTTGAAGGGGATGTTGACGTGGTCATAGAAGCAGTCGATATTGAAGGGAAGTCACAGCCACTCCTCGTAGCATTCCTGAATCTAGGAATACATGGAGCACAAGCCAATGAGGACCTGGCGCCTTTAGCTATGCCTTGTGAAGAATGGTTCAGGCGCCTTGAGAGCATGGAAGGGGCATTGAAGCACTACTTGCCACCATCGATGATTCCAAATCTTTTTTTGCCTTTGGTCTATACCCCTACCACTCCTACTGGTAAGATTGATCGACGCCTCTTGCGGGAGCTTTCTAGCAGACTTTCTCAAGCACAGCTGGAACTATATCGGAATAGGAACAAGGATGAATTGAAAAGGCAACCCTACACACAAGTCGAGGAGACGCTTCAACGGCTTTTTTCGCAGATTCTAGGAGTTGAACAGCGTCACATTAGTGTGACAGACAGCTTTTTCCAGCTCGGGGGAGACTCCATATCAGCTATAAGGCTGATTGGTGCCGCGAGAGATGCGGGCCTCGAGTTCACCGTGAGCGAGCTTCTATCTGCACCAACTATATCAGAGGTAGCCCTTTATTCAAGAGCACTCTCGGTTCCGAAAGAGGAAGcgtctccaccacctcccttCGTTCTTTTGGGAACTTCTGCAAAGGTCCCTGAAATATTGCAGCTGGTCGCAAACCAAATCAAGCTTTCCAATCTAGACAACATCGAGGACATCTACCCCTGCACGGCCTTGCAGGAGGGGATGTTTGCTCTTTCACTCAAGTCCCCAGGCACATATACCGGAGAAGTACTTTTGAGATTACCAGGGGACGTAGATATGCAGCGACTGTTGTCTGCGTGGCAGGCGACGGTAGAGGCAAACCCTATCCTGCGAACGCAGATTGTCCAGACACCAAAAGGGCTATTCCAGGTCGTGATGCGACGGGTGGATTTCGAATGCAAGCAACATGCCTCATTAGATGCGCTCGGGAAGCTGCATGTCAATCAGGATAAAGGGGTTTCAATCAATCCAATGTGTCAGGTTGCCCTTGTGAAGCACAATGGAGATCAACACTTCGCCCTAAAGATCCACCATGCGCTATGTGATGGATGGTCTTTGAAATTAATTCTGGGCCAGCTCGATCTTGCATATCGTAAGGAGGCTTCTCTTACACCATCATACTTTAACACATTCATCAAATACTTGGATAGCATAGCCGGGTGGGAGGACTACTGGACTTCCGAGTTCCGCGATCTCCAGGCACCTATATATCCAGCATTACCCTCGCCCTCCTACATGCCTCGTCCAACATCGCTCCGAGACCACGCCATTCATAACCTCCACATGGCTGATTCTGGTATGCGGCTACCAATTTTGATCAAGTTGGCCTGGTCTATACTTGTATCTAACTACACCGACTCTGACGACGTGGTAATCGGCTTAACGTTGAACGGACGAAATGCACCAGTTCCAGGTATCGAGCAATTGATTGGtccaacaataacaacagtACCACTGCGTACCCGCATACATGAAGACGATACAGTCCGTACTGCATCAAATTGTCTTCACAATAAGTTGACAGCCATGATTTCCTACGAACAGGCCGGCCTGCAAAGGATAGGAAAGCTCAATGATAACTGCAGAACAGCCTGTAGCTTTCAGATGCAGGTTGGGATCCAGCCACCGGCAGACTTTAACACGGAAAACTATTGCTTCGATGTCCTGGAACATTCCATTGGGCCCTCTATGGATTATAGTGACTTTTCCACCTATGGCATAGTGGTTGTATGTGAGCTGAGCCGTAGTGGCACTGCTTTACACGTGAAAATGCGCCACGATCCTGATCTTGTCAGTCCGGACGAAGCAAATTGCATGGTACATCTCTTTGAGCATCTCCTGCGACAGCTATGTGAAAACCCTGATATGAGACTCAATCAACTTGAGCTGGCAGGGCCACAGGACATCAAGCAGTTTGCCAAGTGGAATGCCACAGCCCCAGTCCCAGTCGAAAGGTGCCTGCATGAATTGATCATGAATCACTCTCGCACCCAGCCTGGTGCCTCTGCAATTTGCGGATGGGATGGTTATGTGACATATCAAGAACTGGGGCTGCTTATCACCCAGCTCGCATACTATTTACGGACACGTTTCCATATCCGCCCAGGTATGAATGTCCCAATTTGCCCCAATCGGTCGAAATGGGCTATTGTGAGTATGCTTTCGGTTCTGTATGCAGGTGGGTCTTGTGTGCTATTAGACCCAAATCATCCACAGGCGAGGATGCAAACGGTTATCAGCGATACTGCAGCGGACATCATTATATGTAACGCTGGAACCGAGGAGAAAGTCACTGGCCTGACACGGCATCTGGTCATAGTCGGGCCTGAGTTGCTGGAGTCCCTGCCGACACCTGCTTCACTGCCACAATGTCTGTCCGATGCAACACCCATGGATCCGGCATTCGTTATCTTCACGTCGGGAAGCACCGGCAAGCCTAAAGGTATAATCATGTCCCATAAATCTTTAAGCACAAGCATATACTACCACAGTCCGCAACTGGGGGTGAATCAGCAGACTCGCACCCTTCACTTTTGCTCCTATGCGTTCGACGCCAGTATATATGAGATTTTTACAACTTTGGTGTGTGGAGGGTGTGTATGCGTGCCATCGGCCTCTGACTGTACCGACAATTTGGCTGGATTCATAACCCACTTCGACGTGAACTTGGCAATCATGGCCCCTTCCGTGGCTCGTTTGCTTCATCCAGACAGCGTGCCTTCCCTCCAATGTTTAGTTCTTGGCGGTGAAGCTCTCACTTGGGAGATTGTTAATCTGTGGGCCGACAGGGTCAGGCTAGTGAATGGGTATGGACCAGCAGAGGCCACAATTATGGCAGCGGGAGTTGTTCAAGCAAGTGATTGGATAACTGGCCTCATCGGTCCAGTTGTTGGTGCCAACCCTTGGATCACGAAGCCGTTCAATCCGGATCAATTGGTTGCACGTGGGATGATTGGTGAGCTCCTCATCGAAGGCCCTGTGCTCGCGGATGGTTACATCAATGCACCAGAGAAAAGTGCAGATCCGTTCATCCCGGCTCCCACCTGGTTGCGATCAATTAGGCCGAACAGTGCGGGAGCTACAAGGCTTTACCGCACGGGCGATCTAGTTCAACAGCAGCGTGATGGGTCTATTCGTTTCATGGGCCGTCGAGATAACCAAGTGAAGCTTCGTGGGCAACGAATCGAGCTGCAGGAGGTCGAGCATTGTGTCACTTCTCATGTTCCAGATGCAGTGGTAGTGGCGGAGGTGGTCTCATTCCTGACAAACGAACGGCGGAGAAATGAACTTGTAGTATTTATCAGAGATAGCACTGCAGGAACAGAACCCGACAATATCACTTCGAACCCTGAGGAGACCTCAGCAATATTCTCCTCTCCAACCAAGGTTGATCACACTGCAATGGCGGAGTTGAAGGCTCACATGGCTCGCAATCTGCCACGATATATGGTTCCGTGGATTATTTTACCTCTAGATGATATCCCCAAAACCGCCTCTGGGAAAACTGACCGAGCGCGTTTGCGAGTGGCAGCTGGGAAGCTGGAGCAAAAGACGCTGGATCAGTACATGAATATAGCAAATATTGTAAAGCGTCAGCCATCGACCACCCAGGAGGCCCTTGTGCGTAGCATTTTCGCACAAGTTCTCTCACTACCAGAAAGCACTATTGGGGTAGACGATAGCTTTTTCAATATAGGAGGAGATTCCATCTCTGCAATGCGGTTTCTCACACTATGTCGTCAAGCAAACCTTCATCTCGCCATGCCCGCGTTTCTCACTTACAATACCGTTGCGTTATTCTGTACCAATGCGAGTACCTCGATCGATATCTCCAGATTCGATGCGTCTGAGGAAATGGATCGCAATACTCCACTAGTCACCATCGATCACGAGAAACATATCAGCACCCTCAGAACCACTCTTTGCAACCAGCTTGGCCTAGACTCGGTTTTGTCGATAGAAGATATTTATCCGTGTTCCAGCTCTCACGCAGGTATCATCAGGGGGTTGGCTGGAAGTGGCGATCGCCATCAGGTCCGAGCCATCTTCAAGCTACACGGCAGCAAAGTGGTAGATCCAGCCCATGTGCTGGAATGTTGGCATAAATTGATCCAGCGCCATGCCATCCTCCGAACAGTCATCGTGAATAATCCCTTACATCCCGGAGAATTCCTCCATGTAGTTTTAAAGCAACCTCCAATTGACATGGCTTCCCTGTCTTTTCAGTCGCCAAATGTTGTTACACAGCTTTGTGACATTCATCCATCTTTCGATTGGGAGACCTCTCCAGCGCACCAGATGGTAATCGCCCAAGGGTATGAGGGTGAGGCTTATTGCAAGTTGGAGGCTGGAAAAGCGCTCATCGACTGGTCGTCTTTTTCCATATTAGTTGATGAACTTTGCCTTGCTATCAATCATCTCCTACCATCCAAACCCGCTCCTTTATACAAGGACTTCATCTCCTACGTGCAGAGACAACCCCTTGATAAGATCATGAATTACTGGGAGCGGACCCTAAGTGGGGTCACATCAAGCATCATCCCGAGATCTCTCCCTGAGGCACCCGCTGACCCAGACGCCGTACCCGTTCTACATTCCACCAGGATCACACTGGATGGCTTCAAGGACATAGATGCATTCTGGAGGGGGAACAGACTAACTTTGACCAATATCTTTCAGGTGGCCTGGGGCTTGGTACTTTCCTTTCACAGTAGGTTGCCAGAAGTCTGTTTCGGAACGGTGGTATCGGGGCGTGATATTCCTGTCACAAATATCGAGGACATGGTCGGCCCCTGCTTTAATATCCTTCCCTGTCGTTTAGATCTCTCTCCAGACCGTAATATCATGGAGACTCTTCAGCAGAATCAACAAGATATGCAACGCCGAACAGATCACCAGCATTGCTCTATCAGTGAAATCACCCGTGGTGTGAGACAAACTACCTCGACGCCCTTATTCAACACTTGCTTGTCGGTACAAGTGAGTCTCTCGTCACAAATGGAAGAGCCAAGCGGAGACTTGGGTCACGATATACAAGTCAGCATGGTTGACATTCACGACCCTACCGAg TATGATATATGCCTTGCAGTTCTCATCTATCGCACCCAGATTGAAATCGATTTGCGGTACTGGAGCTTCGCATTCTCGGAACAAGATGCGACGAGGTTATTAAACAACCTTCGCCAGGCGATTTCTCATATTGTTGCTCATTCTGCGCGCCCAATCGCGTCTATCGACTGGGAGGCTTAG